One Fusobacterium ulcerans DNA segment encodes these proteins:
- a CDS encoding coproporphyrinogen-III oxidase family protein — MTKNLMLFDKRLKSHHDSNSLINKYISGKKADKDIFEAMLREIPDDRRKAIYVHTPYCDKICSFCNLNRKQIDGSLDSYAQYIADEFDKYGQTEYFKKGIFDVVFFGGGTPTVYKPHQLEIILESIKRNVTLAEDYEFTFETTLHNLTEEKLEVMMKYGVNRLSVGIQTFSDEGRKFYNRTYGKEETVERLKKLKAFFKGDVCVDIIYNFPEQKIEDVVEDAKIVKKLEISSASFYSLMVHEGSKLSKDIEAEKVKMEEDMKRDYLLYQHFVDEMLRGDEYHILELTKIARNGGDDYKYIKVRNTGGDTFPIGVGAGGSVHGIGVYRMNKDMSFYSQQTEYHERFSKLSGIMQFPVISKESLRNILKEEELKYFAEKMEEYEEKGLVKENDDNYTLTTEGVFWGNNLSGDVIIYVMEKIFNK; from the coding sequence ATGACGAAAAATTTAATGCTATTTGATAAAAGGTTGAAATCACATCATGATAGCAATAGTTTGATTAACAAATATATTTCTGGAAAGAAGGCAGATAAAGATATTTTTGAAGCCATGTTGAGAGAGATTCCAGATGACAGAAGAAAAGCAATATATGTACATACACCATATTGCGATAAGATATGCTCTTTCTGCAACCTTAACAGAAAGCAGATAGATGGAAGTTTAGATTCATATGCTCAGTATATAGCTGATGAATTTGATAAATATGGACAAACTGAATATTTTAAAAAGGGAATCTTTGATGTAGTCTTTTTTGGTGGGGGAACACCTACAGTGTACAAACCGCATCAGTTAGAAATAATACTTGAAAGCATAAAAAGAAATGTAACATTAGCTGAGGATTATGAATTTACATTTGAAACTACGCTGCATAATCTTACAGAGGAAAAGCTTGAAGTTATGATGAAGTATGGAGTAAATAGACTTAGTGTGGGAATACAGACATTTTCTGATGAGGGAAGAAAATTCTACAACAGGACTTATGGAAAAGAAGAAACTGTAGAAAGGCTTAAAAAATTAAAAGCTTTCTTCAAGGGAGACGTATGTGTAGATATTATATACAATTTCCCTGAACAGAAAATAGAAGATGTAGTAGAAGATGCAAAAATAGTAAAAAAATTGGAAATAAGCAGTGCAAGCTTCTATTCTTTGATGGTGCATGAAGGCTCAAAACTGTCAAAAGATATTGAAGCTGAAAAGGTAAAAATGGAAGAGGATATGAAAAGAGATTATCTTCTGTATCAACACTTTGTAGATGAAATGTTGAGAGGAGATGAGTATCATATTCTTGAGCTTACAAAGATAGCAAGAAACGGTGGAGATGACTATAAATATATCAAAGTCAGAAATACAGGTGGAGATACATTCCCTATTGGAGTAGGAGCAGGGGGATCAGTGCATGGAATCGGAGTCTACAGAATGAATAAAGATATGTCTTTTTATTCACAACAGACAGAGTACCATGAGAGATTTTCAAAACTATCTGGAATAATGCAGTTCCCAGTAATATCTAAAGAATCATTAAGAAATATTTTAAAAGAGGAAGAACTTAAATATTTTGCTGAGAAAATGGAAGAATATGAAGAAAAAGGTTTAGTAAAAGAAAATGATGATAACTATACTCTGACAACAGAAGGTGTATTCTGGGGGAATAATCTTTCAGGTGATGTTATTATCTATGTTATGGAAAAAATTTTTAATAAATAA
- a CDS encoding ABC transporter ATP-binding protein, producing MEVIKIEKLNFSYGERKILNGIDLSITDRKLTGILGPNGCGKTTLLKNILGYLHSNSGDIEILNRNSRKYTQKEKSKCISLVPQKSQLMSAMDVEDFVLMGRLPHLENNWSGYTKKDREIAEDSLKELGLEKFCRRTAVTLSGGEFQRVLLARAITQDTDIILLDEPTSALDLNHALELMEKVKDIIKKKGKTAVAVLHDLNLAAMFCDEIVMLKDGKVYCKGTPKETLTKENLKKIYDLESEIFCTEEGIPYIIPKVKKEKR from the coding sequence ATGGAAGTAATAAAAATAGAAAAATTGAATTTCTCCTATGGAGAAAGAAAAATATTAAATGGTATAGATTTAAGTATAACTGATAGAAAACTTACAGGAATATTAGGTCCTAATGGGTGTGGAAAAACAACTCTTCTAAAAAATATACTTGGATATCTCCACAGTAATTCTGGAGACATTGAAATCTTGAATAGAAACAGTAGAAAATACACTCAAAAGGAAAAATCAAAATGTATCTCTCTAGTCCCACAGAAATCTCAGCTAATGTCAGCTATGGATGTAGAAGATTTTGTTTTGATGGGAAGACTGCCTCATTTGGAAAACAACTGGAGCGGTTATACTAAAAAGGACAGAGAAATAGCTGAAGATTCTCTAAAGGAGCTTGGGCTTGAAAAGTTCTGTAGAAGAACAGCAGTAACATTGTCTGGGGGAGAATTTCAGAGAGTCCTGTTAGCAAGGGCTATTACACAGGATACAGATATAATATTGCTGGACGAGCCTACATCTGCTCTTGATTTGAATCATGCTCTGGAACTTATGGAAAAAGTAAAGGATATAATAAAGAAAAAAGGAAAAACAGCAGTTGCAGTTCTTCACGATCTTAATCTTGCAGCTATGTTTTGCGATGAAATAGTAATGCTGAAAGATGGGAAAGTATACTGCAAAGGAACTCCTAAAGAAACTCTGACTAAAGAGAATCTAAAAAAAATATATGATTTGGAATCTGAAATATTTTGTACAGAAGAGGGGATACCATATATAATTCCAAAAGTTAAGAAGGAGAAGAGATGA
- a CDS encoding ABC transporter substrate-binding protein, whose protein sequence is MKKIRTVVIGLFTFMLGINAYSMEIKDGRIIDNYGNSIEQKEYNKIVILDPAVVETFYMLGGEEKIAAIGKTAMSEIYPAEKTKDLASVGTITKPSIEKILSYTPDLVIITGMAASTGENLKALKVPFIINTAGNIPEILSNIKVYGDITGKKSEAEKLYLESEKKLNDLKEKTKSNPLNLKGTVLYSVSPMMGFNSKSLPGEILDMLGVENIADNLIGERPIISQEILLQKNPDFLAGAMSIKSPKDIGNSNPTVKETTAGKKGNFFIVDSSKILRGSPRIFEAVEEFYSELLKIEK, encoded by the coding sequence ATGAAAAAAATAAGAACAGTTGTCATTGGACTTTTTACTTTTATGCTTGGGATAAATGCATATTCTATGGAAATAAAAGATGGAAGAATAATAGATAATTATGGAAACAGTATAGAACAGAAAGAATATAATAAAATAGTGATACTTGATCCTGCTGTAGTGGAAACATTCTATATGCTGGGAGGAGAAGAGAAGATAGCAGCTATAGGAAAAACTGCTATGAGCGAAATTTATCCAGCAGAAAAAACAAAGGATCTGGCAAGTGTAGGAACTATTACAAAACCAAGTATAGAAAAGATACTTTCATATACTCCTGATCTGGTTATTATTACAGGAATGGCAGCATCTACTGGAGAAAATCTGAAAGCTCTAAAAGTACCTTTTATTATAAATACAGCTGGAAACATTCCAGAAATATTATCAAATATCAAAGTATATGGAGATATAACAGGGAAAAAATCTGAAGCTGAAAAACTTTATCTTGAAAGTGAAAAGAAATTAAATGACTTAAAGGAAAAGACTAAAAGTAATCCTTTGAATCTAAAAGGAACAGTACTATATTCAGTATCTCCAATGATGGGATTCAATAGCAAATCACTTCCAGGAGAGATACTGGATATGCTGGGAGTAGAAAATATAGCTGATAACCTTATAGGAGAAAGACCTATAATATCACAAGAGATTTTATTGCAGAAAAATCCAGATTTTCTCGCTGGAGCTATGAGTATAAAATCACCTAAAGATATAGGGAACAGTAATCCAACAGTAAAAGAAACAACAGCTGGAAAAAAAGGAAACTTCTTTATTGTGGATTCAAGTAAAATATTAAGAGGCTCCCCAAGAATATTTGAGGCAGTAGAAGAATTTTATTCTGAATTATTGAAAATAGAAAAATAA
- a CDS encoding TonB-dependent receptor: MSKKTALLWAVLAVTAYGEQSVDLGKSVIYSTTGFETEMRKTASNPTVMTSKEIQQKNYKTVDQILNDIPSINIVKQGKDSIIDLRGQGDKAKQNVQILVDGVQMNSLDTSMTATPINTIAVDNIERIEVLPGGGSVLYGSGTSGGVVNIITKRGTGRTASVGFDHGSYGSNKTNVAVGETFGNFDINLAYTKNDREGYRDYDESDSDYFQGDIRYRISDTQNIGFKYSKYKADETYPEMLTRAQVEDDRKQSGLIDGEHSKTKTDKDEYVLTYNNKLSENLDLNLVLFSQETEMKIKSRSYQGAMGPMKLWMTQDALFRDEKKGVKSKLRYGYGEGSSVIFGLEYIDNDAKRKSLMNMPPMMNNILTVNDLNKETISGFVMNNYVWGNFEFAQGVRYERADYKVKRTSSTSPGINTTTDDDNFAYEVSANYLYSDTGKTYIRYERGFTSPPPALLTNKNAAGYYLNDLKSEKYDNFEIGVSDYIGFTSLNASVFYTITKDEITSETSGTMGSASMTIDNYNLGKTERVGFELKAEQYIDKLTLSQSYAYINAKIKDGEVRGVDVSGNRVANVPRNKFNIGANYAFTNKFNVGGEVVYIDDVYLNNKNLGGKKNSHVVTNIRANYNFDFGLSLHAGVNNLFDKKYYEDVDYTESTGVFTYDPASERNYYVGFRYSL; encoded by the coding sequence ATGAGTAAGAAGACAGCTTTGCTTTGGGCAGTATTGGCAGTAACAGCATATGGAGAACAAAGTGTAGACTTAGGGAAAAGTGTTATTTATTCTACTACTGGATTTGAAACTGAAATGAGAAAAACAGCAAGTAATCCAACAGTTATGACTTCAAAAGAAATTCAACAGAAAAACTACAAAACTGTTGATCAGATATTGAATGATATCCCAAGTATCAATATTGTAAAACAGGGAAAAGACTCAATAATCGACTTGAGAGGGCAGGGAGATAAGGCTAAACAAAATGTACAAATACTTGTAGATGGGGTACAAATGAATTCACTTGATACATCAATGACTGCTACTCCTATCAATACAATAGCTGTAGATAATATCGAAAGAATTGAGGTATTGCCTGGAGGAGGATCAGTTCTTTATGGAAGTGGAACTTCTGGAGGAGTGGTAAATATCATCACAAAAAGAGGAACTGGAAGAACAGCTTCTGTAGGATTCGATCATGGCAGCTATGGAAGCAATAAGACTAATGTAGCTGTAGGAGAAACTTTTGGAAATTTTGATATAAACCTTGCTTATACAAAAAATGACAGAGAAGGATACAGAGATTATGATGAATCTGATTCTGACTATTTCCAAGGGGATATCAGATACAGAATATCAGATACGCAGAACATAGGATTTAAATATTCAAAATATAAGGCTGACGAGACATATCCTGAAATGCTGACAAGAGCTCAAGTGGAAGATGACAGAAAACAATCAGGACTTATAGATGGAGAGCACAGCAAAACAAAAACAGATAAAGATGAGTATGTTTTAACATACAATAACAAACTTAGTGAAAATCTTGATTTGAACTTAGTATTGTTTTCACAGGAAACAGAAATGAAAATAAAAAGCAGAAGTTATCAGGGAGCTATGGGGCCTATGAAGCTTTGGATGACACAGGATGCTCTGTTCAGAGATGAGAAAAAAGGGGTAAAATCTAAATTAAGATATGGATATGGTGAAGGAAGTTCAGTAATATTTGGATTGGAATATATTGATAATGATGCTAAGAGAAAAAGTCTGATGAATATGCCTCCAATGATGAACAATATCCTTACTGTAAATGATTTGAACAAGGAAACAATAAGTGGATTTGTAATGAATAACTATGTATGGGGAAATTTTGAATTTGCTCAGGGAGTGAGATATGAGAGAGCAGACTACAAAGTAAAAAGAACAAGCTCAACAAGTCCGGGAATAAACACAACTACTGATGATGATAACTTTGCATATGAAGTATCAGCTAATTATCTGTATTCAGACACAGGAAAAACTTACATCAGATATGAAAGAGGATTTACATCACCACCTCCAGCATTATTGACAAATAAAAATGCAGCTGGATATTATCTGAATGATCTTAAATCAGAAAAATATGACAACTTTGAAATTGGAGTATCAGATTACATAGGATTTACAAGTTTAAATGCTTCAGTATTCTATACAATCACTAAAGACGAGATAACAAGTGAAACTTCTGGAACAATGGGAAGTGCAAGTATGACTATTGATAACTACAACCTTGGAAAAACTGAAAGAGTTGGATTTGAATTGAAAGCAGAACAATACATAGATAAACTTACTTTATCTCAATCATATGCATATATAAATGCAAAGATTAAAGATGGAGAGGTAAGAGGTGTAGATGTATCTGGAAACAGAGTGGCAAATGTTCCAAGAAATAAATTTAATATAGGAGCAAACTACGCTTTCACTAACAAGTTCAATGTAGGTGGAGAAGTTGTATATATAGATGATGTTTATTTGAACAATAAAAATCTAGGTGGAAAAAAGAATTCTCATGTAGTAACAAATATCAGAGCAAATTATAACTTTGATTTTGGTTTGAGCCTGCATGCTGGAGTAAACAATTTATTTGATAAAAAATATTATGAAGATGTAGATTATACAGAATCTACAGGAGTATTTACATATGACCCTGCATCTGAAAGAAATTATTATGTAGGATTCAGATACAGCTTATAA
- a CDS encoding ABC transporter ATP-binding protein has translation MDVIKVEKLDFSYGNKQILKKIDLDIKSKKLTGILGPNGCGKSTLLKNILGYLKNDSGKIKILDKDSKDYTQKEKAKCISLVPQKSQLMSSMDVEDFVLMGRLPHLQNSWDGYTQKDKEAAHRCISHLELESFIKRKAVTLSGGEFQRVLLARALTQETDIILLDEPTSALDLNHAIDLMDKVKKIIAEKGITAVAVLHDLNLAAMFCDEIVMMKNGKVYCKGTPKETFTAANLKEIYELECSIFYTEDDIPYIIPKSKGGKK, from the coding sequence ATGGATGTAATAAAAGTAGAAAAATTAGATTTTTCTTATGGAAATAAACAGATACTAAAAAAGATAGATTTAGATATCAAATCAAAAAAACTTACTGGAATACTTGGACCTAATGGCTGTGGTAAATCTACATTGCTGAAAAATATTCTGGGATATTTGAAAAATGATTCAGGAAAGATAAAAATATTAGATAAAGACAGCAAAGACTATACACAAAAAGAAAAAGCAAAATGTATTTCTCTAGTTCCACAGAAATCACAGCTGATGTCTTCTATGGATGTAGAGGACTTTGTACTTATGGGAAGGCTTCCTCATTTGCAGAATAGTTGGGATGGATATACTCAGAAAGATAAAGAAGCAGCTCATAGATGTATCTCTCATCTAGAACTTGAAAGTTTTATAAAAAGAAAGGCAGTTACTCTTTCAGGAGGAGAATTTCAAAGAGTGCTTTTAGCAAGGGCATTGACACAGGAAACAGATATAATACTTCTGGACGAGCCTACTTCTGCTCTTGACTTAAACCATGCTATAGATCTTATGGATAAAGTAAAGAAAATAATAGCTGAAAAAGGGATAACAGCAGTAGCAGTACTCCATGATCTTAACCTTGCAGCAATGTTCTGTGATGAAATAGTCATGATGAAAAATGGAAAAGTCTACTGTAAAGGAACTCCTAAAGAGACATTTACAGCTGCTAATTTGAAGGAAATCTATGAACTAGAATGCAGTATTTTTTATACAGAGGATGATATTCCTTATATAATCCCAAAATCAAAAGGAGGGAAAAAATGA
- a CDS encoding FecCD family ABC transporter permease has protein sequence MEKVLPIVLTIGIFIVGILSIPLGSVPVPLEYIFSPEKAPEYMRIIIFNLRLPRIVMAVLIGMMLSSSGAVVQTVFQNPLADPYIIGIAASATFGAVIAFVFGMPDFMYGVIAFVTCLTSTLLIFKMAKKGNKVNVATLLIVGIAVSSFLGAFTSFAMYLIGEDSFKITMWMMGYLGNATWKRVIFILIPLIFSVGYFFSKRNQLDALLSGDEEAHSLGVDVNRLKVKILTVSALIVAFSVAFSGMIGFVGLIIPHTIRMLVGPSNTKMLPSTILAGGFFLLICDTFGRIVLAPVEVPIGVITAFFGAPFFLYLALRNKRREF, from the coding sequence ATGGAAAAAGTTTTACCTATAGTGCTGACAATAGGAATTTTTATAGTAGGAATACTTTCTATACCTTTAGGAAGTGTTCCTGTTCCTCTGGAATATATATTTAGTCCAGAGAAAGCCCCAGAATACATGAGAATAATAATATTTAATTTGAGACTTCCAAGAATTGTTATGGCAGTTCTGATAGGGATGATGCTTTCTTCAAGCGGAGCTGTAGTTCAGACAGTATTTCAAAATCCATTGGCTGATCCATATATTATAGGGATAGCAGCAAGTGCAACTTTTGGAGCAGTAATAGCTTTTGTATTTGGGATGCCGGATTTTATGTACGGTGTCATTGCATTTGTTACCTGCCTTACAAGTACACTGTTGATTTTTAAAATGGCTAAAAAAGGAAATAAAGTGAATGTAGCAACTCTCCTTATAGTTGGAATAGCAGTTTCATCATTCTTAGGGGCATTTACTTCTTTTGCTATGTATCTCATAGGTGAAGATTCTTTCAAAATAACAATGTGGATGATGGGATATTTAGGAAACGCAACATGGAAAAGAGTTATTTTCATATTGATACCATTGATATTTTCAGTGGGCTATTTTTTTTCTAAAAGAAATCAGCTGGATGCTCTTCTGTCAGGAGATGAAGAGGCACATTCGCTGGGAGTAGATGTAAATCGGCTAAAGGTGAAGATTTTGACGGTATCTGCATTGATAGTTGCTTTTTCAGTTGCTTTTTCAGGAATGATAGGATTTGTAGGACTTATAATACCGCATACTATAAGAATGCTGGTAGGGCCGTCAAATACTAAAATGCTTCCAAGTACTATACTGGCAGGAGGTTTCTTTCTCCTTATCTGTGATACTTTTGGAAGAATAGTATTAGCTCCGGTAGAAGTTCCAATAGGAGTAATAACTGCATTTTTTGGTGCACCATTCTTTCTGTATTTAGCTCTAAGAAATAAAAGGAGAGAGTTTTAA